The sequence below is a genomic window from Barrientosiimonas humi.
CTCTTGCGCGCGGGGGCCTTCTTGGCGGTGCGCTTGGCGGGCGACTTCTTCGCGGTGCGCTTGGCCGGAGCCTTCTTGGCGGGCTTGGCGGGCTTGGCGTCGACGGCGCCGTAGCGAGCGGCGGAGGAGCGCACCTCGGTGCGGGCCTCGTCGCCGAGCTTGCCGGCCTCGGCGCCGAACTTGCCGGCCGCGGACTGCGCGGAGTCGGCGACGGCCTCGACCTGCTTGGCGGCCTCCTTGCGACCGGCCAGCACGGCCTTGGTCGCGAGGTCCTGACCGTCCTCGGCGGCCTTGCGGACGCCGGCGACGGTGGCCTTGCCCTGGCCGACGACCTGCTGGGTCTGCTCCTGGTTCCACAGCGCGGCCACGACGTCGGCGCCGCGCTTGCTGAGGCCGACGTAGGACTCCTCGGCCTGGGCGACGGTCGCCTTGCGCTGGGTCTCCAGCTGCTTCGGCAGCGCCTGGACCTGCTCGACGGTCTCGTTGGCAGCCTGCTGGGCCTTGCCGGCCAGCGCCTGCGGCTTGAGCTGGGCGCGCAGCTCGGCGGCGCGCTTGCCGGCCTCGTCGGAGGCGGCGACGACGCGGGCGACGGCCAGGTCGGCCGCGCCGACGGCGGCATAGAACGGGGTCGGGTCGGTCAGGGACTTCTTGAGGTTCTGCAGGGCGTTCATCGCCTGTTCCTTTCGGTGGTGAACCAAGGGTCGTGGACTTCGGTTACTCGCCGACGAACGACGCGTACACGTCGAGCAACGCCTTGCGCTGCTGTGCCGTCAGGCGGGGGTCTGCGTGGATGGCCGCGCGCACGTCGAGGGTGGACCCCTTGTCGTGGTCGGGCTCGAGGATGCCGGCGTGGACGTACAGCTGCTCGGCGGAGATCTGCAGGCCCTTGGCGATGGACTGCAGGATCTCGGCGCTGGGCTTCTTCAGGCCACGCTCGATCTGCGACAGGTACGGGTTGCTGATCCCGGTGCGCTCGGCCAGCTGCCGCAGGGACAGCTCGGCGGCCTGACGCTGCTCGCGCAGGTAGCCGCCCAGGTCGGGCAGCTCCGGCACGGGGAGTCGCGAACTCATGCCCCCATTGTGCTTGCTGCAGTTAGCACTTTGCAAGCCGGAGGCAGCGTGAGCCGGGTCACACGACCCGGCGAAGGCGTACGTCGGGGTCGGGTCAGGGCTCGACGATCACCGTCTGCGCGGCGGCCACGTCGCCCACCTGCAGGTCGACGTCGGCCGGGGTGCTGCGCTTGACGAGGGCCAGGGCGATCGGGCCGTCCTCGTGGTGGCGGGCGACCGAGGTGAGCTGACCGACCGGGCGCGGGTTGCCCGGCGCCATGACGTCGGTGCCGGGCTCGGGCAGCACGTGCCCCGAGCCGTCCAGGTGCAGGAAGACCAGGCGGCGCGGCG
It includes:
- a CDS encoding helix-turn-helix domain-containing protein, producing MSSRLPVPELPDLGGYLREQRQAAELSLRQLAERTGISNPYLSQIERGLKKPSAEILQSIAKGLQISAEQLYVHAGILEPDHDKGSTLDVRAAIHADPRLTAQQRKALLDVYASFVGE